The following DNA comes from Gadus chalcogrammus isolate NIFS_2021 chromosome 12, NIFS_Gcha_1.0, whole genome shotgun sequence.
TAAGAAATTTTCTTGACCCCTGGAAAAAGGAACAGTTATAGATGTTTCAGAGAGGGCACAGAGTCCGTTATTATGGTGTCGTGCAGCGAATTGAAAATAGCCTATTCATTTTTAAGTTTGCTTCTGTAAGGCCTTATATAAAGCATTATTTGTATACAAAAAACTGGACTTCTATACCGTATGGatctttatttaaatatatttaactAATAGGCCTATAGGGTAAATATTATCACTAAATAATTAGAAAAAGCCTCTTATGTTTCATTATTATCGAATAGGCTATAGTCAAGCGGCTCCCATGCACGACCGCAGACAAAGCAGAGCTTAAAGGCCGGAAACACCGACCCTTTGCATCAATACATTTGAATTGACTGTCCGTTATATGGACTGCAGGCATGCTGCTAAGCATTTGAAACATTGGCCATCCCTCACTGTAACCCTAAAACGAAATACTTTGCccaaaattgacatttcctGATGCCGCATGAATCTTTCAGGTGGGAGACACAACGCCATTCATGGGAATCAATCTGATATTGTGACTGAAATCCTCAAATGAAACCACAGTTAATATCAGAAATAAAAACCATCAAACTTTATTTCATCAGTCAACATGTGAACATCAGTAGCACagctataaatataaaataaacaataggCCCACGTGACTAAACTAAATAGATTATGAAAAAAAGAATTACATCACATGACCATTAAAGTCAAACTAACAACAATAATATCCAACACACAACTAGTGCTCTTTAGAAAAAAAttgtggacacaaacacacacacacacccacacataagtTAGGACAGCGACGCAGTCACACGAATCAGATGGCTTTACACCTTAAAAATGGAATGTTTTGTAAATGTTAGTCGTGAGGATTTTGTTGTGCtttccgtttctctctctctctctctctctctccctctctctctctctctctctctctctctctctctctctctctctctctctctctctctctctctctctctctctctttctctctctctatcccatgTTTCCTTCACATATACCGCTCTAACCCCGATGCAAAATTACTCTGTCGGATGTACGAGTTGTTGTACGAGTTGGAGAGCCccagcagctgttccgtgtGTTCGGCGCAGGAGCCCGAGCGCAGCGCAGGCAGAGAGAGCCTGTTCCCCGGGCAGTACACCTGGGAGCTCCCGGGGGAGAAGCCCGCCTGGCTCATGGCGGGTAAGTGAGGAtgaggcggcggaggaggaggcgacgaagaagatgaagaatagGGGTACCCAGAGGTCAGGTTGGAGGAGATGTTCCCGTTGTTCCTGCCGAGCATGTTCGTGGCGTGGTTCATATTCTGGGTCTGGAAGCAGGCCGACTGATCGGACACCCCGGTGACAGAGCAGGACATACCGCTCAGATCCGGCCCGCCGAACCCTAGATTCTGGGCGTTGAGCTCCCCGCCTCCCCCGGGCCCGCCCTGGAGCGTCTGCTGGTTGATGATGTTGTCGATGCTGAACATGCGCGGCTGTCCCTGCCCGACCCCCGAGCTCTGGTAGTGATGCAGCATCGCCGGGTGCGGAGAGGTGGCGAGCTGGGTCCCGTAGCCGGAACCGATACCCGGGTACAGGGTGTTAGGGTACGAGGGCCTCCCCATGGGGGTCGGCGTGAAGGCGCTGGTGCTCTGCATGTATCCCGGGTATGTGCTCACGTCGGTTCGCTtgaacctcttcctcctcctcaggaaGCTGCCGTTGTCGAACATGTCCTCCGCGGCGGGATCTAGAGTCCAGTAGTTGCCCTTCCCGGGCCGGCCTGGCTCCCGCGGGATCTTGACAAAGCAGTCGTTGAGGGTGAGGTTGTGGCGGATGGAGTTCTGCCACTTCTTGGAGTTCTCTCTGTAGAAGGGAAAGCGCTCCATGATGAACTTATAGATGCCCCCCAGGGTGAGTTTCCTCTCCGACGAGTTGGCTATGGCCATAGCGATGAGAGCGATGTAGCTGTAGGGCGGCTTCCCCCTCTGAACGGGCCTTTTCCGGCGGCGACTGCCCGTCGTCGACAGGTGGTCCTCGCTGTGACCCAAATCGGTCCCGTCTTCCGTGTTGGGACTGGTCCCCCGGGGCTCAGACTTGATGAGGACGTTGTCTTTGGACCGGGCCTGTGTCATCACAGACGGCGGAGGCAGCGGGGAGTCCAGGCTGACGTTCGGGGACAGGACAACAGGGCTGGACGCCTCCACCGGCGAGTGCTGTGTCGTCTCGGCCGTCATGTTGCACATGCCCGAATAGTACGAATAATTTGCCAGATTCATAAAATAATTGTGTGTTCACCTTCCTTCTAAAACTGTTTATTTATCTTAGACGATGCTCCCGTGACCTACGGTCTCATGTAGCGGAAGACGCCAGTGAGTTTAGTCCTCTGGCCACACTGGCATAAAGGTGAAGTCAGCTGGATGCCCCGCGTCGAGAGTGGTCAGCCTAAATCCAGGTGAGAGGGAGCCGTTGACATTTTTATAAGGGCGAGTggaagggggtgggagggggggggggggggggtgatgatgaCGCCACACGCGGACAAATGACCGGGAGGGAATCTGTTACCCTCTTGCGGCCATGCGACTTTTTTAAAATCGTGCAGCTATTGAGACAACATCGTGGTCCTGgaagtaaataataaaatgttaagACTATATTGTTGAAGTGTCCGAGCCAACTGATTTTGATGTTCCTCAGTGCATTCAAGTTGGTAATATGTTTTCCTCAAATGTATACACGCCTGATGTTTTACAGACATGCGCATTATTTAGTCTGACAccatttttctttctctcatcTTCCTCTCTAAACAAGAATACACACAagcaggtcaacacacacacatttattttaccagatgttaccctctctctctctctctctctctctctctctctctctctctctctctctctctctctctctctctctctctctctctctctctctctctctctctctctctctctctctctctctctctctctctctctctctctctctctatctctcgctcactttttctctctcggtCCTGGGCAGAAACAACACGCTTTGGTCCTTCTGCTCCAAACCCAACAGTCTTTCAgcaatcaaaaaataataaccGGCCATTAAAAACAAGCAATTGAGCTAAGAAAGCCTTTGGGGGTAGAAAAGACAATATCATCACTTCATGTTCATTTTCGGCGATTGATAATCAAACAGCAGAGCGGCCAGAG
Coding sequences within:
- the foxe3 gene encoding forkhead box protein E3; this translates as MNLANYSYYSGMCNMTAETTQHSPVEASSPVVLSPNVSLDSPLPPPSVMTQARSKDNVLIKSEPRGTSPNTEDGTDLGHSEDHLSTTGSRRRKRPVQRGKPPYSYIALIAMAIANSSERKLTLGGIYKFIMERFPFYRENSKKWQNSIRHNLTLNDCFVKIPREPGRPGKGNYWTLDPAAEDMFDNGSFLRRRKRFKRTDVSTYPGYMQSTSAFTPTPMGRPSYPNTLYPGIGSGYGTQLATSPHPAMLHHYQSSGVGQGQPRMFSIDNIINQQTLQGGPGGGGELNAQNLGFGGPDLSGMSCSVTGVSDQSACFQTQNMNHATNMLGRNNGNISSNLTSGYPYSSSSSSPPPPPPHPHLPAMSQAGFSPGSSQVYCPGNRLSLPALRSGSCAEHTEQLLGLSNSYNNSYIRQSNFASGLERYM